The DNA sequence CGCTGTAAGTAGACATGCATGCACAACcatgtatgtgccaaattcttcTGTGCCCCTAACTTCTCATGTGAAATCAAATTATATCCGATCATATGCATATGGGAGTGTTCATGGTTTTTTGGTTGTATAACCAAATTTTTAATCTTCGTATCTCTGTTTTCTAGCTTAATTATACATGGGGATATTGTTTATTACATTTTAGATGTACATTACATGACTAGCCATGATCAAAGTTGTTGTTATgcctttcttatttttcttgaagTTGCTGATGTCAGTTGTCTCATCTTCAGTCCATGAGACTAAAGAAGCGGAACATGATATAACTAATATATTGTACATCGTTTTCTGGTGTTGGTGGGATGTGTGCAGAAGCGTGATGCTCCTCCTGGGGAGAAGCCTGAACCTGTGAGAACCCACCTTCGGAACATGATAATAGTCCCAGAGATGATTGGAAGCATTATCGGTGTCTATAATGGGAAAACTTTCAACCAGGTTGAAATCAAGGTAAGGttcttgtttaaatttaatGTGTTAGGAGGGATGATATATTATGGCATTCCATTAAGAGACAATGCAGATAGGCACGAAAAGTTGATCTGTTTACATGTGGTTGAGATTTAGCAACTTCTTGTTGGTGGTGGTTTTCATCAATTCATTTATTTAATCTTCTTCGTTTATTTTGcagtcatctattttttttctctatgtAATCCTTCAGAATCATTTCATTATCCACAAGGAACTAACTTGGCTCATTGCATTTGATCATCATTCCATTAACCTGGCTGTACCGTGTACATGCAACTGCACTTGTGCATGTGTCTAGACCTGCATCTGGCATGTGCAAATGATAACACCCGTTAGAGTAAAATATTGTTACTGCTTAAGCAAATATTCACCAGGTTGAATTATAGTTGGAAGTTGAATGAGGCATCCAAATGTGAAGTCATTTTCAGTTGTTTTTCCTCAGGCAATAGAGTAATCTTATACTCTTTTTGTGTTTTAAATTGTGCAGCCTGAAATGATTGGTCACTACTTGGCGGAGTTCTCCATCTCATATAAGCCTGTGAAGCATGGAAGGCCTGGTATTGGTGCCACCCACTCCTCCCGTTTCATTCCTCTCAAGTAAAAGCCAAATATCAGGCAAAGGGTTAGGGGATCAAAGACAGTGCTTCTGGTTGTTAttgaatttttcttgctttggtCAGTTCAAGCTTTAGCTTTCAGTGCTGTATTTCTAAGGAATATATTCTCGCTTTTGCTCGTTGTGTCATGACTTGTCCAACTTGAATTTATATTGAATCCTTAATTGAGTTTTGTCCCTTCTTAAGTATCATACAAGCTCCGATTGCAGCGTCTTTAGATGTGTAACAGGTATTTTGGCACTTGTTCTACAAATTTGAGTTTGATAGGAAAGTCTAGTTTCATCTTAGTTTGCCTGTAACTGCTGAAGCTGATTTGAATGTATTTTCCAAGTCAGTTGCTACGTGGTtgagtgaaaatcttgtctaaaaaTTGTGCCGCTTGGATGCGCATGTTCCAAGTTCTGTGCTGAACTGATATTTGACCTCCATTGATGTTCTCTGCTTTCGCCAATGTTCTTAAGCGTTGCAAACAATTGCTCTGGTGTTATTATAACTCAATAGACTAAAGCCTTGCATTCCCAGCTCTGTTGTAATGAGCTAATAAGCCTTGAGTTCCCTGCCAGAATGGAGGAGAAGATGAGTTAAAAAGGGTGTGGAGTACGTTGTTGTGGTGATGACCTAACCATACGAAGCCGCATCCTATCGAGTGATTTGGTCGCCGTCAGTCTTTGGGACCTTCCGATGCCAGGTAAGCTTGTTTGTCTGTGTGACGTGGCGTCATCTATTTAGGGAAGTGGTGTCGGGGCTGTTGTTTTATAATCATTGCCTCACCAATTACTCTGGGGAGTCTTCGTGATAAATGGATCCATGAAGTGGCTTGGGCAGCTATGAAGCCGCTGGTGGCACTCCAATGGTAAGATCAACGCTCGTTCAACTCTCTGGTGTATCTCGGTACCTCGGCTTTCCTGGAACCATCAGACAGGTAGGGTGCTTGGCACGGTGCCCCCTACGGGGTCTTGGACACCGATGAGACCTTCAAGGTGTTGCTTTCACCCTGCTATTCAGCCGGGCTTCCGCTTAAACGTTAAATGGTTCAAACAAAAGTGGTGTTTTCAGAGGGAAGCTAAAGCTGATGGCATATCTAGGAGATGTTGATCGTATGTTGAAACAAGTAACTTTGGCGTTCAGAGGTAAAAGCTGCCTATATACAACCAGGGTTTTCCTGACTTTTAACGGGATTGGAATTATTAAATGAATGGAATTAACGCCAGTTAAGATGCAGCAGCTAAACTAGTGTCCCGATAAAACAGAGCAAGACCGCCATCCATGGAACCAATCTGTGTTTCTCTGGGAATAAAACCGCAGGAGCTTACAGCAAAACATGGCACTCTTTGCTCATTGTTCATCAGCGACCACCGGCAGCAGGTCTATATCTCAGTACAGAttcagaaagaaaagaataaaaggagcaaattcaagaaagaaaatcagCCTATATCCTATTTCTAGACCAAAATTCTCTTGCGCTTGCATCACGACATCATCACTGCCTGCCTCTGGAATAAGGATACAGGATATAGCTACCTTGCAGTGGACTAAAAATGAACAGCATAGCATACAAGGCTCATATCCATTCCAATAGCACGATCAGCAATTCATTGCAGACATGAAACTGTCGATGGTTACAGAAGCACAGCAACTTAAATGAAATTAGAAGTAGCGTCTGTCACATATCAACGCGCTATCAGAAATTAGAATTCACAAATAGTACAACCAGCATAAAGACCGATACTTTCTCCAGAGACAGCTCAAACAAATTCTTGATAACTGACTACGAAAATAAAATTATCCTGCAAATTAGTACAGACATGCTGCCAGTTAAGGCAGCGAGTTGCGCCAGGCCAGAATGCCATTTGCTTCTCTCAAACTTCTTGCTCTTCTATAATCAATTTCTGCATCTGAGCATGACTCACCTGGCCGAACTCTCTTGCTGACTAAGGGGTCTGAGGCCTTTGGATTATTCTCCGCGCCCTTTACAGAATGGTTGCCATCATGCCAAAGAGAAGCATCTTTAGATTGACAATTTGGTTGAGGACCTGCGATACACGAAGATAAGAAGAAAATACCAAATGAATATGAATTGATATATATAATAGCCTGATAAAATTTTCCTTTGTTGCTGTGTCACATTTTATGATCTTCACATGCAAGTACTCTGGAGATTCCTAACTTGGAAAGCCAGTGGAGTAATTAAGGCTGAATGCAGATCTGGATAGCTCGTGTTCAATCATGTTGAGCAGCACGTAACAGAAAATTTTCTGTTGGATACAAGAAAGCTTCTTTTGCATTCACAAAGCATAATCTATCCTCCTACCCAAGAAAAGGCATAATTTATCCAACTTAGGAAACTAAAAATAGCTCAAAATTATTCACCTGCATTTGTGTTGCTGGGCATTTCACAATGAACTCCATTGGCCAGCTGATCTAAAACTACCTTCGGACTTGCAGTGTCTGGGATATCTGACTGTATTGTCTCCATCTTTTGACATTCACTGCCCAACTCAGTTATTGGGCATTGCTCTGTACATATTTTATTGTTTGGAAAGGGAGACATGGTAAAGGACTCATCAAGTGCATCAGATAACTCCACATAGTTTTGCGTAGTGATGATTTCATCCGCACTGAATCCAAATGATGCTCTGTAAGCTTCAATCTCCTCCACATCTTGTTTGCAAGCTTTGCTGTGTCTGTTTCCACTACTGGAGTAAACATCTGACTCCCTGGAAATGCTCAGCCGTGCTCCACCATAAGGAAATGATTGCTGTGCCTGGTCCAAGTAAAATTGTGCAGATGCCGCAGGGTAAAAGAAACTAGAATCCGGAGACAACATAAAATTTCTGGAGGTAGAAGAACCAAGTCCAAAAAGTTTGGAAGACCCAGTCCTGGAATAGGGTGAAGCATGTGCAGATGCAGCAGTATCCCACTGTCCGGGATTCTCCTGCTCAGGAAAAGGCGAAGACAACCCAGTCCTGGGAGTTCCTGAAGCAGGTGATATAAGGCTGCTAGAAGGGCTTCCTGGATAAAGTGGATAATTTGCTTGGAGATCGCTACCCATAGCATAATTTGATGACAAGTAAGGCATTCCATTCTCTTTACCAGCACCTTTAAGATCCACTGAAGATGAAAGAAACCGTGCAAAAGGCACATCTGGGGACGAGGGAGTTGTAGGGTGAGCCAGCTCAGGTGGAGGGGTGAGTGGAGCAGTAGAAGGCTCTGTTGTAAAAGTTGAGAATACAGGAGGCGAGACCAACTGGGTTTCGTGAGCATATGGCCCTGTCGCAAACATCGTTGAAGATGGACCTCCAGGAGAATTGGCAGATATTGACAAGAAACAACTAGGTGACTGAGCCGTCGAAGGGAGTGCAGAGTTTGTAAAAGATGCTGGTGAGGACGGTGGAGCAAGAAGTGACAGGTTCAGAGCTGTATTTTGATTAGAAAGTCCACCAGGCTGGGAACCGTTTGCACGACTTGTTGATGCATTTCCATCTGGGATACGGGATGCTGGAACAATACGTTTCCCCCCTTTCTGTGATCCAAAACAGGATAATCCACCAAAGCAGCCTCCCCATCTACTCCGCTGGCCAAAATAGAGAAACATGAATCAGTTGAATGTAATAGCACATGTGCATGCATTTGCGTTCCAACTTTGCAGAAGACATCAACAAGCATACATTAACCAGTATAGAAATATAAACAAGATTTTTCTTAATAATATAAAGACTATAAGTTGAGCAatttattatgaaaattttcTTACTGGAATCCAGATGGGCGGAGCCTGCTTAACGTGAATCATTTTGCCTATCTTAAATCTAagccaaaacaagaaaaaagaaaagatataaGTGCAGAAAGTGGGTTTGGTTCTGTCAAAGCATGGAAATGACCAGCATTTTTACGAATCCTGAGTCAATATTTATCCCTAGTCCTACTTGACGTTGGCTTCCTACTCAAAAACAGATTCATTGGTGACTTAGAATCGCTGATGGATGTAATTACATTCTAAAGGTTTCTGAGCTGGCAGAAATCACTATAGACAAAGTTACATAAAGTCTTGACTTTCGTTCAGTTTGATTTTATGGACTGAATTTTGAGGTGTATTACATATTTCTGAGCTGATTTTAGGGCTATCATTTCAATTGGCTTTGATTCCTATCTGCATTGGCTATTGCGTAAAACTTCCATTTTTAAACAATAATATATTTTCCTATAAATACGTAGAGATGCAATTGAGTCTAGAAAAG is a window from the Phoenix dactylifera cultivar Barhee BC4 unplaced genomic scaffold, palm_55x_up_171113_PBpolish2nd_filt_p 000046F, whole genome shotgun sequence genome containing:
- the LOC103711939 gene encoding 40S ribosomal protein S15, giving the protein MADISNVADVGGAQPKKRTFRKFSYRGVDLDQLLDMGTDELVKLFHARARRRFQRGLKRKPMALIKKLRKAKRDAPPGEKPEPVRTHLRNMIIVPEMIGSIIGVYNGKTFNQVEIKPEMIGHYLAEFSISYKPVKHGRPGIGATHSSRFIPLK
- the LOC103711948 gene encoding uncharacterized protein At1g76660 isoform X1; its protein translation is MAGNGGGGSTRVSGASISAAATAIGSAETRFRPTERRSRWGGCFGGLSCFGSQKGGKRIVPASRIPDGNASTSRANGSQPGGLSNQNTALNLSLLAPPSSPASFTNSALPSTAQSPSCFLSISANSPGGPSSTMFATGPYAHETQLVSPPVFSTFTTEPSTAPLTPPPELAHPTTPSSPDVPFARFLSSSVDLKGAGKENGMPYLSSNYAMGSDLQANYPLYPGSPSSSLISPASGTPRTGLSSPFPEQENPGQWDTAASAHASPYSRTGSSKLFGLGSSTSRNFMLSPDSSFFYPAASAQFYLDQAQQSFPYGGARLSISRESDVYSSSGNRHSKACKQDVEEIEAYRASFGFSADEIITTQNYVELSDALDESFTMSPFPNNKICTEQCPITELGSECQKMETIQSDIPDTASPKVVLDQLANGVHCEMPSNTNAGPQPNCQSKDASLWHDGNHSVKGAENNPKASDPLVSKRVRPGESCSDAEIDYRRARSLREANGILAWRNSLP
- the LOC103711948 gene encoding uncharacterized protein At1g76660 isoform X2, with product MAGNGGGGSTRVSGASISAAATAIGSAETRFRPTERRSRWGGCFGGLSCFGSQKGGKRIVPASRIPDGNASTSRANGSQPGGLSNQNTALNLSLLAPPSSPASFTNSALPSTAQSPSCFLSISANSPGGPSSTMFATGPYAHETQLVSPPVFSTFTTEPSTAPLTPPPELAHPTTPSSPDVPFARFLSSSVDLKGAGKENGMPYLSSNYAMGSDLQANYPLYPGSPSSSLISPASGTPRTGLSSPFPEQENPGQWDTAASAHASPYSRTGSSKLFGLGSSTSRNFMLSPDSSFFYPAASAQFYLDQAQQSFPYGGARLSISRESDVYSSSGNRHSKACKQDVEEIEAYRASFGFSADEIITTQNYVELSDALDESFTMSPFPNNKICTEQCPITELGSECQKMETIQSDIPDTASPKVVLDQLANGVHCEMPSNTNAENFLLRAAQHD